A genome region from Musa acuminata AAA Group cultivar baxijiao chromosome BXJ3-5, Cavendish_Baxijiao_AAA, whole genome shotgun sequence includes the following:
- the LOC135638764 gene encoding cx9C motif-containing protein 4, mitochondrial-like, whose product MGWWWGGQQKNKEPCKKEACDIQACLSKNNFNPERCMKVIGLLQLCCEKCNYDSTHCAPLAGLLKTNTK is encoded by the exons ATGGGTTGGTGGTGGGGTGGACAGCAGAAGAACAAAGAACCGTGCAAGAAGGAGGCGTGCGACATCCAGGCCTGCCTCTCCAAGAACAACTTCAACCCCGAGAG GTGCATGAAGGTCATTGGACTGTTGCAACTATGCTGTGAAAAGTGCAACTATGACTCAACACATTGTGCTCCACTTGCTGGACTTCTGAAAACAAATACCAAGTGA
- the LOC135583959 gene encoding TOM1-like protein 3 isoform X2 has protein sequence MATAAAFADRATSDALIGPDWAINMELCDIINMDPGQGMDALKILKKRLGSKNPKIQLLALFPDLNVREKILVLIDTWKEAFGGAGGKYTQYHAAYQELRAMGVEFPPRTENTAAIFTQTHPVPHQPATSVYENMALESSLQSDVSAFSLQDLQNARGIADVLSEMLNALDPKNPEDLRQEVIVDLVEQCHSYKKHVMLLVNSTGDEELLFQGLALNDDIQLVLERHDNMSKGTAPSVRAPVASPVPLVNVIYEADQLEDDFSELSLRTSRDNATAHGRKASTAKSRSPFLPPPQPSKPISTDASRVNYSSGDVFRSEQALDAPADPPVPPATLSPVIPSASAPSLESDELPRYDEPIQAAKFSTDQLPKVPREHQPSCLLPPPPSKYGQRQQFFEQQKHGLSGGDSGVSFNGSLDQNRSLYSNQENTSLGPKHDQQHLEGQNVSPSTRQMKPEDALFKDLFDFAKAKSSSPTKPSNSHRTR, from the exons ATGGCTACCGCTGCGGCGTTTGCGGATCGGGCGACGAGCGATGCGTTGATCGGTCCAGACTGGGCGATCAACATGGAGTTGTGCGACATTATCAATATGGATCCTGG ACAGGGCATGGATGCACTCAAAATACTGAAGAAGCGCCTcggaagcaagaaccctaaaatccAACTTCTGGCACTTTTT CCAGATTTAAATGTAAGAGAGAAGATATTAGTGCTGATAGATACATGGAAGGAAGCTTTTGGAGGAGCAGGAGGAAAATATACCCAATATCATGCTGCATACCAAGAACTTAGG GCCATGGGAGTTGAGTTCCCACCTCGTACAGAAAACACTGCAGCAATTTTTACTCAAACGCACCCAGTACCACATCAACCTGCTACATCAGTATATGAAAACATGGCTTTAGAATCTTCACTTCAATCTGATGTTTCTGCTTTCAG CTTGCAAGATCTCCAGAATGCTCGAGGAATAGCAGATGTGTTATCTGAGATGCTCAATGCATTGGATCCCAAGAACCCAGAG GACTTAAGACAAGAAGTTATTGTTGACCTTGTTGAACAGTGCCATTCTTATAAAAAGCATGTCATGCTTCTCGTGAATAGTACTGG GGATGAAGAGCTGCTTTTTCAAGGTCTGGCACTGAATGATGACATTCAGCTTGTACTTGAACGACATGATAATATGTCGAAGGGAACTGCTCCAAGTGTCAGGGCCCCAGTTGCTTCACCTGTACCTCTTGTTAATGTAATCTATGAGGCTGATCAGCTTGAGGATGATTTCTCCGAGCTATCTCTCAG GACTTCAAGAGATAATGCAACAGCACATGGTCGGAAAGCTTCTACCGCCAAAAGTCGAAGCCCTTTTCTTCCTCCACCCCAGCCATCAAAGCCAATCAGCACAGACGCAAGCAGAGTAAACTATTCAAGTGGTGATGTTTTCAGATCAGAACAAGCACTGGATGCTCCTGCTGACCCACCTGTGCCACCTGCTACTTTATCACCTGTCATCCCTTCTGCTTCAGCTCCATCTTTGGAGTCTGATGAACTGCCCAGGTATGATGAACCTATTCAAGCAGCAAAATTCAGCACAGACCAACTTCCAAAGGTTCCTCGGGAACATCAGCCTTCTTGTTTATTACCACCTCCCCCATCAAAATATGGCCAAAGACAGCAGTTCTTTGAGCAGCAGAAGCATGGCTTATCTGGTGGTGACTCTGGTGTATCTTTCAATGGATCGTTAGATCAAAACCGGAGCCTCTATTCTAATCAAGAAAATACTAGTTTGGGCCCAAAACATGATCAACAACATTTGGAAGGGCAGAACGTGTCACCATCAACCAGACAAATGAAACCTGAGGATGCACTCTTCAAAGATTTGTTTGACTTTGCAAAGGCCAAATCATCTTCACCAACCAAACCATCCAACAGTCATAGAACACGCTAA
- the LOC135583959 gene encoding TOM1-like protein 4 isoform X1, with protein MATAAAFADRATSDALIGPDWAINMELCDIINMDPGQGMDALKILKKRLGSKNPKIQLLALFVLETLSKNCGDNVHQQIVKRDILHEMVKIVKKKPDLNVREKILVLIDTWKEAFGGAGGKYTQYHAAYQELRAMGVEFPPRTENTAAIFTQTHPVPHQPATSVYENMALESSLQSDVSAFSLQDLQNARGIADVLSEMLNALDPKNPEDLRQEVIVDLVEQCHSYKKHVMLLVNSTGDEELLFQGLALNDDIQLVLERHDNMSKGTAPSVRAPVASPVPLVNVIYEADQLEDDFSELSLRTSRDNATAHGRKASTAKSRSPFLPPPQPSKPISTDASRVNYSSGDVFRSEQALDAPADPPVPPATLSPVIPSASAPSLESDELPRYDEPIQAAKFSTDQLPKVPREHQPSCLLPPPPSKYGQRQQFFEQQKHGLSGGDSGVSFNGSLDQNRSLYSNQENTSLGPKHDQQHLEGQNVSPSTRQMKPEDALFKDLFDFAKAKSSSPTKPSNSHRTR; from the exons ATGGCTACCGCTGCGGCGTTTGCGGATCGGGCGACGAGCGATGCGTTGATCGGTCCAGACTGGGCGATCAACATGGAGTTGTGCGACATTATCAATATGGATCCTGG ACAGGGCATGGATGCACTCAAAATACTGAAGAAGCGCCTcggaagcaagaaccctaaaatccAACTTCTGGCACTTTTT GTGCTAGAAACCCTAAGCAAAAATTGCGGAGACAATGTTCACCAGCAAATTGTCAAGCGGGATATTTTACATGAAATGGTTAAAATAGTGAAGAAGAAA CCAGATTTAAATGTAAGAGAGAAGATATTAGTGCTGATAGATACATGGAAGGAAGCTTTTGGAGGAGCAGGAGGAAAATATACCCAATATCATGCTGCATACCAAGAACTTAGG GCCATGGGAGTTGAGTTCCCACCTCGTACAGAAAACACTGCAGCAATTTTTACTCAAACGCACCCAGTACCACATCAACCTGCTACATCAGTATATGAAAACATGGCTTTAGAATCTTCACTTCAATCTGATGTTTCTGCTTTCAG CTTGCAAGATCTCCAGAATGCTCGAGGAATAGCAGATGTGTTATCTGAGATGCTCAATGCATTGGATCCCAAGAACCCAGAG GACTTAAGACAAGAAGTTATTGTTGACCTTGTTGAACAGTGCCATTCTTATAAAAAGCATGTCATGCTTCTCGTGAATAGTACTGG GGATGAAGAGCTGCTTTTTCAAGGTCTGGCACTGAATGATGACATTCAGCTTGTACTTGAACGACATGATAATATGTCGAAGGGAACTGCTCCAAGTGTCAGGGCCCCAGTTGCTTCACCTGTACCTCTTGTTAATGTAATCTATGAGGCTGATCAGCTTGAGGATGATTTCTCCGAGCTATCTCTCAG GACTTCAAGAGATAATGCAACAGCACATGGTCGGAAAGCTTCTACCGCCAAAAGTCGAAGCCCTTTTCTTCCTCCACCCCAGCCATCAAAGCCAATCAGCACAGACGCAAGCAGAGTAAACTATTCAAGTGGTGATGTTTTCAGATCAGAACAAGCACTGGATGCTCCTGCTGACCCACCTGTGCCACCTGCTACTTTATCACCTGTCATCCCTTCTGCTTCAGCTCCATCTTTGGAGTCTGATGAACTGCCCAGGTATGATGAACCTATTCAAGCAGCAAAATTCAGCACAGACCAACTTCCAAAGGTTCCTCGGGAACATCAGCCTTCTTGTTTATTACCACCTCCCCCATCAAAATATGGCCAAAGACAGCAGTTCTTTGAGCAGCAGAAGCATGGCTTATCTGGTGGTGACTCTGGTGTATCTTTCAATGGATCGTTAGATCAAAACCGGAGCCTCTATTCTAATCAAGAAAATACTAGTTTGGGCCCAAAACATGATCAACAACATTTGGAAGGGCAGAACGTGTCACCATCAACCAGACAAATGAAACCTGAGGATGCACTCTTCAAAGATTTGTTTGACTTTGCAAAGGCCAAATCATCTTCACCAACCAAACCATCCAACAGTCATAGAACACGCTAA